A stretch of Caenorhabditis elegans chromosome IV DNA encodes these proteins:
- the col-99 gene encoding Cuticle collagen 99 (Confirmed by transcript evidence) — MTSPSPSGNVVVVGTDGTSSVSDRWPPQKTWISPPRVPIDRHFVTAAVPHVLMFLLVCIVFTAQQTRISTLEKRIDQLVVQIDQLPSSDSNTDDDDVAKSRRVRNSCMCPAGPPGERGPVGPPGLPGLPAPYYRRPRVPLSNNLDESISRKMRAFGMLYSPDGQAIQLRGMPGPPGPAGPKGLRGYPGFPGTPGSKGDRGERGPLGPPGFPGPKGDRGVMTGPYVGPHAGPGPMSHHTNMGNVLPGPPGPPGPPGPAGRDGRHGLKGDRGLPGFDGESKIGPKGETGSPGRDGIPGARGPPGERGEKGDTAFLSTYPRVASSSTASSPGPPGPPGPPGVCHASQCTGIQGPPGEPGRTIIGPQGPPGEKGERGERGEPGDRGLPGAAGAANLLNGGKALVGPPGPPGRDGRPGDKGEKGEQGLRGDMGLPGPEGTPGKRGRRGRHGISLVAPNGTINEDLKKLLKTELMPLLIEDISELRGKNVIPGPPGPPGPRGHHGPVGPSGERGPQGLPGHSGERGDRGDIGPPGLPGQPGAGEISGSQSGPRGPPGLPGPPGEKGDLGPPGLPGQPGSLGLPGPPGPMGLRGPHGTEGETGKQGPEGSKGYPGPMGPQGPPGNDGEPGIDGRPGPAGEKGDQGIPGLDAPCPTGPDGLPLPYCSWKPMDGKNDVWERRKRASLPGAQPGKGAETRPPVTD, encoded by the exons ATGACCTCCCCATCACCATCTGGAAACGTGGTGGTCGTTGGCACGGACGGCACGTCAAGTGTCTCCGATCGTTGGCCACCCCAGAAAACATGGATCTCACCGCCCCGAGTACCGATAGATCGGCATTTTGTGACCGCCGCAGTGCCGCATGTGCTCATGTTTTTGCTCGTTTGCATCGTCTTTACCGCCCAACAAACAAGGATCTCAACTCTCGAAAAGCGCATCGATCAACTTGTCGTTCAG ataGACCAACTCCCTTCATCAGATTCAAACACCGACGACGATGACGTGGCAAAGTCTCGACGTGTGCGCAATTCGTGTATGTGTCCAGCAG gACCTCCCGGAGAACGCGGACCAGTAGGACCACCA GGACTTCCAGGTCTTCCAGCTCCATACTACCGCCGGCCGAGGGTCCCACTCTCAAAT aaTCTAGATGAATCGATTTCCCGTAAAATGCGAGCCTTCGGAATGCTGTACTCACCGGATGGACAGGCAATTCAGCTACGTGGAATGCCAGGGCCACCAGGACCAGCG GGCCCGAAAGGACTTCGAGGCTATCCTGGATTTCCG GGAACCCCAGGATCAAAAGGAGACCGAGGAGAACGCGGACCTCTGGGACCCCCAGGCTTCCCAGGACCCAAGGGTGACCGTGGTGTCATGACCGGACCATACGTAGGACCCCACGCAGGACCCGGCCCAATGAGTCACCACACAAATATGGGTAATGTGTTGCCCGGTCCTCCAGGACCGCCTGGACCCCCTGGACCAGCTGGAAGAGACGGAAGACATGGCTTGAAGGGAGATCGTGGGTTGCCTGGCTTCGACGGGGAGTCGAAGATCGGACCGAAGGGAGAGACAGGGAGCCCTGGAAGAGATGGAATCCCCGGCGCAAGAGGACCACCAGGAGAACGGGGAGAGAAG GGAGACACCGCTTTCCTCTCCACCTACCCGAGAGTCGCATCCTCTTCAACTGCAAGTTCCCCCGGACCACCTGGACCGCCCGGACCCCCAGGCGTATGCCACGCGTCACAGTGCACTGGAATTCAAGGACCGCCAGGAGAGCCAGGAAGAACGATTATAGGACCACAAGGACCGCCG ggcGAAAAAGGAGAGCGTGGTGAACGTGGAGAGCCCGGAGATCGAGGCCTTCCAGGAGCCGCAGGTGCAGCTAACCTTCTCAACGGCGGCAAGGCTTTAGTCGGACccccaggaccaccaggaagAGATGGACGGCCAGGGGACAAAGGAGAAAAG GGCGAGCAAGGCTTACGCGGGGACATGGGACTCCCCGGACCAGAAGGAACGCCCGGCAAACGCGGACGGAGA GGTCGACACGGAATCTCACTCGTCGCACCGAACGGGACTATCAATGAGGATTTGAAGAAGCTGCTGAAGACCGAGCTTATGCCGCTGCTTATTGAGGACATCTCCGAGCTACGTGGCAAGAATGTGAttccaggaccaccaggaccaccggGACCTAGG GGACATCACGGACCAGTAGGGCCGTCAGGAGAACGTGGACCTCAGGGTCTTCCAGGACATTCCGGAGAGCGCGGAGATCGAGGAGACATCGGACCGCCCGGATTGCCAGGGCAACCT GGCGCCGGAGAGATCAGCGGCAGTCAGTCAGGCCCACGGGGTCCACCTGGCCTTCCAGGACCGCCTGGAGAAAAGGGTGATCTTGGACCTCCAGGGCTTCCAGGCCAGCCTGGATCCCTGGGTCTCCCAGGTCCACCAGGCCCGATGGGTCTTCGAGGCCCTCACGGCACAGAGGGAGAAACG GGAAAACAAGGGCCCGAAGGATCGAAAGGATATCCGGGGCCTATG GGTCCACAAGGTCCGCCCGGCAACGATGGGGAGCCAGGAATCGACGGAAGGCCTGGTCCAGCTGGAGAGAAGGGAGATCAGGGAATACCTGgactcgatgcaccatgtcctaCTGGGCCAGATGGGTTACCTCTGCCTTATTGTTCTTGGAAACCTATGGAT GGCAAGAACGACGTCTGGGAGCGCCGAAAACGGGCTTCACTACCAGGAGCTCAGCCCGGGAAAGGTGCGGAAACGAGGCCGCCAGTCACTGACTGA
- the col-99 gene encoding Cuticle collagen 99 (Confirmed by transcript evidence): MTSPSPSGNVVVVGTDGTSSVSDRWPPQKTWISPPRVPIDRHFVTAAVPHVLMFLLVCIVFTAQQTRISTLEKRIDQLVVQIDQLPSSDSNTDDDDVAKSRRVRNSCMCPAGPPGERGPVGPPGLPGLPAPYYRRPRVPLSNNLDESISRKMRAFGMLYSPDGQAIQLRGMPGPPGPAGPKGLRGYPGFPGPIGLDGPRGLPGTPGSKGDRGERGPLGPPGFPGPKGDRGVMTGPYVGPHAGPGPMSHHTNMGNVLPGPPGPPGPPGPAGRDGRHGLKGDRGLPGFDGESKIGPKGETGSPGRDGIPGARGPPGERGEKGDTAFLSTYPRVASSSTASSPGPPGPPGPPGVCHASQCTGIQGPPGEPGRTIIGPQGPPGEKGERGERGEPGDRGLPGAAGAANLLNGGKALVGPPGPPGRDGRPGDKGEKGRHGISLVAPNGTINEDLKKLLKTELMPLLIEDISELRGKNVIPGPPGPPGPRGHHGPVGPSGERGPQGLPGHSGERGDRGDIGPPGLPGQPGAGEISGSQSGPRGPPGLPGPPGEKGDLGPPGLPGQPGSLGLPGPPGPMGLRGPHGTEGETGKQGPEGSKGYPGPMGPQGPPGNDGEPGIDGRPGPAGEKGDQGIPGLDAPCPTGPDGLPLPYCSWKPMDGKNDVWERRKRASLPGAQPGKGAETRPPVTD; this comes from the exons ATGACCTCCCCATCACCATCTGGAAACGTGGTGGTCGTTGGCACGGACGGCACGTCAAGTGTCTCCGATCGTTGGCCACCCCAGAAAACATGGATCTCACCGCCCCGAGTACCGATAGATCGGCATTTTGTGACCGCCGCAGTGCCGCATGTGCTCATGTTTTTGCTCGTTTGCATCGTCTTTACCGCCCAACAAACAAGGATCTCAACTCTCGAAAAGCGCATCGATCAACTTGTCGTTCAG ataGACCAACTCCCTTCATCAGATTCAAACACCGACGACGATGACGTGGCAAAGTCTCGACGTGTGCGCAATTCGTGTATGTGTCCAGCAG gACCTCCCGGAGAACGCGGACCAGTAGGACCACCA GGACTTCCAGGTCTTCCAGCTCCATACTACCGCCGGCCGAGGGTCCCACTCTCAAAT aaTCTAGATGAATCGATTTCCCGTAAAATGCGAGCCTTCGGAATGCTGTACTCACCGGATGGACAGGCAATTCAGCTACGTGGAATGCCAGGGCCACCAGGACCAGCG GGCCCGAAAGGACTTCGAGGCTATCCTGGATTTCCG GGTCCAATTGGCTTGGATGGTCCACGCGGACTGCCG GGAACCCCAGGATCAAAAGGAGACCGAGGAGAACGCGGACCTCTGGGACCCCCAGGCTTCCCAGGACCCAAGGGTGACCGTGGTGTCATGACCGGACCATACGTAGGACCCCACGCAGGACCCGGCCCAATGAGTCACCACACAAATATGGGTAATGTGTTGCCCGGTCCTCCAGGACCGCCTGGACCCCCTGGACCAGCTGGAAGAGACGGAAGACATGGCTTGAAGGGAGATCGTGGGTTGCCTGGCTTCGACGGGGAGTCGAAGATCGGACCGAAGGGAGAGACAGGGAGCCCTGGAAGAGATGGAATCCCCGGCGCAAGAGGACCACCAGGAGAACGGGGAGAGAAG GGAGACACCGCTTTCCTCTCCACCTACCCGAGAGTCGCATCCTCTTCAACTGCAAGTTCCCCCGGACCACCTGGACCGCCCGGACCCCCAGGCGTATGCCACGCGTCACAGTGCACTGGAATTCAAGGACCGCCAGGAGAGCCAGGAAGAACGATTATAGGACCACAAGGACCGCCG ggcGAAAAAGGAGAGCGTGGTGAACGTGGAGAGCCCGGAGATCGAGGCCTTCCAGGAGCCGCAGGTGCAGCTAACCTTCTCAACGGCGGCAAGGCTTTAGTCGGACccccaggaccaccaggaagAGATGGACGGCCAGGGGACAAAGGAGAAAAG GGTCGACACGGAATCTCACTCGTCGCACCGAACGGGACTATCAATGAGGATTTGAAGAAGCTGCTGAAGACCGAGCTTATGCCGCTGCTTATTGAGGACATCTCCGAGCTACGTGGCAAGAATGTGAttccaggaccaccaggaccaccggGACCTAGG GGACATCACGGACCAGTAGGGCCGTCAGGAGAACGTGGACCTCAGGGTCTTCCAGGACATTCCGGAGAGCGCGGAGATCGAGGAGACATCGGACCGCCCGGATTGCCAGGGCAACCT GGCGCCGGAGAGATCAGCGGCAGTCAGTCAGGCCCACGGGGTCCACCTGGCCTTCCAGGACCGCCTGGAGAAAAGGGTGATCTTGGACCTCCAGGGCTTCCAGGCCAGCCTGGATCCCTGGGTCTCCCAGGTCCACCAGGCCCGATGGGTCTTCGAGGCCCTCACGGCACAGAGGGAGAAACG GGAAAACAAGGGCCCGAAGGATCGAAAGGATATCCGGGGCCTATG GGTCCACAAGGTCCGCCCGGCAACGATGGGGAGCCAGGAATCGACGGAAGGCCTGGTCCAGCTGGAGAGAAGGGAGATCAGGGAATACCTGgactcgatgcaccatgtcctaCTGGGCCAGATGGGTTACCTCTGCCTTATTGTTCTTGGAAACCTATGGAT GGCAAGAACGACGTCTGGGAGCGCCGAAAACGGGCTTCACTACCAGGAGCTCAGCCCGGGAAAGGTGCGGAAACGAGGCCGCCAGTCACTGACTGA